The Actinomycetota bacterium DNA segment TGTTCCGTCTTTTGAAATATCTGTAATAATAACTTCTCTGATTCCGGCCTGAAAAATTTTCCTGCCATAATCCATAACATTATACTCAGACTGATGAAGCCATCCCTTTTTAAGCACCACACCTTCTTTATTGAAATCAAGGCTTATTATAATCCTGTTTCCTGACAGAATACCGGCTTTTTCAATAAAATCGAAATCTTCCAAAGCTTTTGTTGAAATAATCAGACGGTCTACTCCTTTTTCAGTAAGAGTCTTTACATCTTTCAGAGTTCTTATCCCTCCGCCATATTCCAGTTTTATGTCAACTTTACTTTTTATAAGAGCAGCAGTTTCAATATTAACCGGTTTTCCTGCTTTCGCTCCATCCAGGTCAATAAGATGTATCCATCCGGCACCCATATCCTTCCATCTGAAAGCAACCTCAAGAGGAGAATAAGGATAATGGCTTACTTTCTCATAATCGCCCTGAAAAAGCCTTACACATTTTCCGTCTATTAAATCTATTGCGGGTATTATTTCCATAATCTTAA contains these protein-coding regions:
- the hisA gene encoding 1-(5-phosphoribosyl)-5-[(5-phosphoribosylamino)methylideneamino]imidazole-4-carboxamide isomerase produces the protein MEIIPAIDLIDGKCVRLFQGDYEKVSHYPYSPLEVAFRWKDMGAGWIHLIDLDGAKAGKPVNIETAALIKSKVDIKLEYGGGIRTLKDVKTLTEKGVDRLIISTKALEDFDFIEKAGILSGNRIIISLDFNKEGVVLKKGWLHQSEYNVMDYGRKIFQAGIREVIITDISKDGTLEGINRKIIKDFIQSTGLNVYIAGGVSKIEDIVYLKELESLGVKGAVIGKALYENKIDLREATRMVSENDN